The following coding sequences are from one Cygnus olor isolate bCygOlo1 chromosome 2, bCygOlo1.pri.v2, whole genome shotgun sequence window:
- the LOC121064958 gene encoding uncharacterized protein LOC121064958 has protein sequence MYCAITRAWQPFTVKHRAETGTSLTQTMLGAHARPLVHLPQLQAMGLKRSQGPEEVCRHKGMLHVPRYGMCPCLCDSAFSRCDFTNAAGPTGLAGEGELHPSRTPKAKGCSFGNHQAVTVPGERSAMPATREPATPRKPAPGCLHHGINWERPVRRAINSSLWAAPLLICSWSIALAQPLVQAFETRSSRARAILPSYDEQRLRPRERLEAARSHQGCAGNQQWKDMLQLATLDRLIG, from the exons ATGTATTGTGCAATTACGAGAGCCTGGCAACCCTTCACAGTTAAACACAGGGCAGAAACAGGAACCTCCCTTACACAGACAATGCTGGGAGCCCATGCAAGACCTCTGGTCCATCTCCCCCAACTCCAGGCGATGGGACTCAAGAGGAGTCAAGGTCCAGAGGAGGTCTGTAGACACAAGGGGATGCTGCACGTGCCCCGGTACGGCATGTGCCCCTGCCTCTGTGATTCAGCCTTTTCACGGTGTGACTTCACAAATGCTGCTGGCCCCACAGGACTGGCAGGAGAAGGTGAGCTCCATCCCTCCCGGACACCAAAAGCCAAAGGATGCAGTTTTGGAAATCACCAG GCAGTGACGGTGCCAGGGGAGCGCTCAGCCATGCCTGCAACCCGTGAACCAGCCACCCCTCGCAAACCAGCCCCTGGGTGTCTTCATCATGGGATAAACTGGGAGAGGCCAGTGAGACGGGCGATTAACTCTAGCTTATGGGCAGCTCCACTGCTCATCTGTTCATGGTCCATTGCCTTGGCTCAGCCCTTGGTTCAAGCATTTGAAACtaggagcagcagagcaagagCCATCCTCCCAAGCTATGACGAGCAGAGATTAAGGCCAAGAGagaggctggaggctgccaggtctcaccagggctgtgctggaaaCCAGCAGTGGAAAGACATGCTGCAG TTGGCAACGCTGGACAGACTCATAGGATGA